The following coding sequences are from one Mugil cephalus isolate CIBA_MC_2020 chromosome 9, CIBA_Mcephalus_1.1, whole genome shotgun sequence window:
- the LOC125013015 gene encoding uncharacterized protein LOC125013015 produces the protein MVTTGFYSGCFVLLSVLASIVSAEPRTIKAKAGQTVSLPCHAPDNGPVKGVDWTRTHLKTDEQVLLYRDGHYYPDNQDTSFRDRVFLQDGLKENGDVSLILNNVTTNDSGTYECHVETKTNRKTTSINLNVVPPGKKEDGGDKDGGDKDGGDKSGSWGLKVGLPVGVLALIALGFVIYRRKQRQAPAPVPVPVPAPAPEQTGLEEVLMFSDELSSDSPAAVSTEVKPPPAGPTIVSNANNNNNVKNNNYIIYKECI, from the exons ATGGTCACTACCGGTTTCTACTccggttgttttgttttgctaagCGTCTTAGCTAGCATCGTCTCTGCCG AACCAAGAACCATCAAAGCTAAAGCTGGACAGACTGTCTCTCTACCATGTCACGCTCCAGACAATGGACCTGTCAAAGGTGTGGACTGGACCAGAACTCACCTGAAGACAGATGAACAGGTCTTATTGTACCGGGATGGACATTATTATCCAGACAATCAGGATACATCCTTTAGGGACCGAGTGTTTCTGCAGGACGGTTTGAAGGAGAACGGAGACGTGTCTCTGATTCTGAACAACGTGACGACTAATGACAGTGGAACGTATGAGTGTCAtgtggagacaaaaacaaacagaaaaacaacctcaATCAACCTCAACGTTGTTCCACCAG gaaagaaagaggatggaggagacaaGGATGGAGGAGACAAGGATGGAGGAGACAAGAGCGGATCCTGGGGACTGAAAGTTGGTCTGCCAGTTGGAGTTCTTGCTCTTATTGCTCTTGGTTTTGTGATCTACAGACGTAAACAGCGTCAGgctcctgctcctgttcctgttcctgttcctgctcctgctcctgaaCAGACTGGACTTgaggaggttttaatgttctcaGATGAACTGAGCTCTgattctcctgctgctgtttctacTGAAGTTAAACCACCTCCAGCAGGACCAACCATTGTCtctaatgctaataataataataatgtaaaaaataataattacattatttataaagaatgtatttaa